The following coding sequences lie in one Anolis carolinensis isolate JA03-04 unplaced genomic scaffold, rAnoCar3.1.pri scaffold_11, whole genome shotgun sequence genomic window:
- the LOC134293973 gene encoding uncharacterized protein LOC134293973, whose protein sequence is MVREKLTSALLQPGTLQTHCSTTTIIPGQSECWAECEITKDRNGPPSLFSLSGRDGSPSWLFSSSFSFFSFPPLLLFLLLLLLLLLLLLLFFSSFSFFSSFSSFSSSSFSSSISSPHSPSSLLSPPPHFLLLLILFLLFLLLLFLLLLFLLLLLLLFFPLLVTLLLLFLLLLLFSSSFLLLLFLLLFFLLLFFSSSFSFFSSFSSFSSFSSSFSSPHSLSSLPSPLFPPPFLLLLILLLLFLLFLLLFFLLLFFSSFSFFSSFSSFSSSFSSPPHSPSSLPSLPSPLFPPPFLLLILLLLFLLLFFLLFFSSFSFFSSLSFSSFSSFSFSSFSLSLSLPASSSSLSPSLPPSFPRTPPRKGGGALGAWEQQP, encoded by the exons ATAACCAAAGACAGAAACGGCCCTCCCTCGCTCTTCTCGCTCTCCGGTCGGGATGGGTCTCCGTCGTGGCT CTTCTCCTCCtcattctccttcttctcttttcctcctcttcttctcttccttcttctccttctcctcctcctcctcctgctgctccttttcttctcctcattctccttcttctcttccttctcctccttctcctcctcctctttttcctcctccatttcttctcctcattctccttcttctcttctttctcctcctcctcattttcttctccttctcattctctttcttctcttccttctccttctcttcctcctccttctcttccttctcctccttctcctcctctttttccccctcctcgtcactctccttcttctcttccttctcctcctccttttctcctcctcctttctccttcttctcttccttctcctctttttcctcctccttttcttctcctcctcattctccttcttctcttccttctcttccttctcctctttttcctcctccttttcttctcctcattctctttcttctcttccttctcctctttttcctcctccttttcttctcctcctcattctccttcttctcttccttctcttccttctcctctttttcctcctccttttcttctcctcattctctttcttctcttccttctcctctttttcctcctccttttcttctcctcctcattctccttcttctcttccttctcttccttctcctctttttcctcctccatttcttctcctcattctcctccttctcttccttctcctctttttcctccttttcttctcctcattctccttcttctcttccttgtccttctcttccttctcctccttctctttctcctctttctctctctctctctctctgcctgcctcttcctcttccctctctccttccctccctccttctttccctagGACCCCACctcgaaaaggggggggggcattgggGGCCTGGGAGCAGCAGCCCTGA